From the genome of Chania multitudinisentens RB-25, one region includes:
- a CDS encoding alpha-amylase — translation MKRPIFPLLMLFSPAALATWTLQNFPAFNESPSGLFISQATLPKGQLPLQLYQSQQCWQPVETIKLNQPLSLQPCGDNPPANWRLFRSGEYQVRLDTRSGTPTLQLSLKTEPENTAATVAHTCQRWDGKPVTIAVNGTFAEGETVRDFYSGQTAKVTLGKVTLQPAANSGGLLLLESATTQQQAAFNWHNATVYFALTDRFANGNPANDHSYGRRSDGMQEIGTFHGGDLAGLTQKLDYLQQLGVNALWISSPLEQIHGWVGGGTKGDFPHYAYHGYYHQDWTRLDANMGSEQDLRNLVEQAHQRGIRILFDVVVNHVGYATLTDMQQFQFGSLYLKGSELEKTLGNNWGDWQPGPGQSWHSFNDYINFSDKEGWKNWWGKNWIRTDIGDYDSPGFNDLTMSLAFLPDIKTEAPGASGLPVFYRHKPDTAAREIPGATTRDYLTIWLSQWVHDYGIDGFRVDTAKHVDKPTLALLKQRAAAALAEWKAANPKQALDDAPFWMTGEAWGHGVMKSDYYQNGFDAMINFDFQDQAAQALGCFSTIDTTYQQMADKLQNFNVLSYISSHDTRLFFNNDAKGSLPFQQRAADLLLLAPGAVQIYYGDESGRPFGATGSDPLQGTRSTMNWDELTGAKAPLLAHWQVLGQFRARHPAIGAGTQQSQQTSHYYAFSRQHDGDKMMVVWVGDRSQ, via the coding sequence ATGAAACGCCCGATATTTCCTCTACTGATGCTGTTTTCACCCGCGGCCTTAGCCACCTGGACGCTGCAAAACTTCCCGGCTTTCAACGAATCCCCCAGCGGGCTGTTTATCAGCCAGGCTACGTTGCCAAAAGGGCAACTGCCGTTGCAGCTTTACCAGAGCCAGCAGTGCTGGCAACCCGTAGAAACGATCAAACTCAACCAGCCTCTGTCGCTGCAACCGTGCGGTGATAACCCGCCAGCTAACTGGCGGCTATTCCGCAGCGGCGAATATCAGGTGCGTCTTGATACGCGCAGCGGTACGCCGACGCTGCAACTTAGCCTGAAAACCGAGCCAGAGAATACCGCAGCTACCGTGGCTCACACCTGCCAGCGCTGGGATGGAAAACCGGTGACGATTGCCGTTAACGGCACCTTCGCCGAAGGCGAAACGGTACGTGATTTCTACTCCGGCCAAACCGCCAAGGTCACTCTAGGCAAGGTTACCCTGCAACCAGCAGCCAACAGCGGCGGCCTGTTATTGCTGGAATCGGCCACCACGCAGCAGCAAGCCGCCTTTAATTGGCACAACGCCACGGTGTATTTTGCACTGACCGACCGCTTTGCCAACGGCAACCCTGCCAACGATCATAGCTATGGCCGCCGCAGCGACGGTATGCAGGAGATCGGCACCTTCCACGGCGGCGATCTTGCCGGGCTGACGCAAAAGCTGGACTATCTGCAACAGCTTGGCGTCAATGCACTGTGGATCAGTTCACCGCTGGAACAAATCCATGGCTGGGTTGGCGGTGGCACCAAAGGCGATTTTCCGCACTATGCCTATCACGGTTACTATCATCAGGATTGGACCAGGCTCGATGCCAATATGGGGAGCGAACAGGATCTGCGTAACCTGGTGGAACAGGCCCATCAGCGCGGTATCCGTATTCTGTTTGACGTGGTGGTTAATCACGTTGGCTACGCCACGCTGACCGACATGCAGCAATTTCAGTTTGGCTCGCTGTACTTGAAAGGCAGTGAGCTTGAAAAAACCTTGGGTAATAATTGGGGTGATTGGCAACCGGGGCCAGGCCAGAGTTGGCACAGTTTCAACGACTATATTAACTTCAGCGATAAAGAAGGCTGGAAAAATTGGTGGGGCAAAAACTGGATCCGCACCGATATCGGAGATTACGACTCACCGGGTTTTAACGATCTGACCATGTCACTCGCGTTCCTGCCGGATATCAAGACCGAAGCGCCCGGCGCCAGCGGCCTGCCGGTGTTTTATCGCCATAAACCGGACACCGCCGCACGCGAAATCCCTGGAGCCACGACTCGCGATTATCTGACCATCTGGCTCAGCCAGTGGGTACATGACTATGGTATTGATGGCTTCCGCGTTGACACCGCCAAGCACGTCGATAAACCGACGCTGGCATTGCTGAAACAGCGCGCCGCTGCTGCGCTGGCAGAGTGGAAAGCGGCAAACCCCAAACAGGCGCTGGACGATGCACCGTTCTGGATGACCGGCGAAGCCTGGGGCCATGGCGTGATGAAGAGTGATTATTACCAGAATGGCTTTGATGCGATGATCAACTTCGATTTTCAGGATCAGGCCGCGCAGGCGTTAGGCTGCTTCTCTACGATCGACACCACCTACCAGCAGATGGCCGACAAGCTGCAAAACTTCAACGTGCTGAGCTACATTTCCTCGCACGATACACGCTTGTTCTTCAACAACGATGCTAAAGGCTCACTGCCGTTTCAGCAACGGGCGGCAGATTTGCTGTTGCTGGCTCCGGGCGCGGTGCAGATTTATTACGGTGATGAAAGCGGTCGGCCATTCGGGGCAACCGGCTCTGATCCGTTGCAGGGCACACGTTCCACGATGAACTGGGATGAACTGACAGGAGCCAAAG
- a CDS encoding RES family NAD+ phosphorylase: MIGYRIVKTKYLATAWSGYGAQQFGGRWNHKGKAMLYLATSVSLAMLECLVHFDDAALLQHYTLLSIDIPDRDIITLEPTALPANWQQLAAPQETMDIGSEWLDSETSVGLLVPSAVVPMENNLLINPQHADFTAYLSSVQAIPHLFDARLK, encoded by the coding sequence GTGATCGGTTATCGGATCGTGAAAACCAAATACTTGGCTACTGCCTGGTCTGGTTACGGCGCACAGCAATTCGGTGGCCGCTGGAATCACAAGGGGAAAGCCATGCTCTATCTGGCAACCTCGGTTTCCTTGGCGATGCTCGAATGCCTGGTGCATTTTGATGATGCAGCCTTGTTGCAGCATTACACCTTGCTGAGCATCGATATACCCGACAGGGATATTATTACGCTAGAACCTACCGCATTGCCGGCAAACTGGCAGCAATTGGCAGCCCCACAAGAGACGATGGATATCGGTTCTGAGTGGCTGGACTCTGAAACCTCTGTCGGCTTATTGGTTCCTTCAGCGGTGGTGCCGATGGAAAACAACCTCTTGATTAACCCCCAGCACGCGGATTTCACGGCCTACCTGAGTAGCGTTCAGGCGATACCGCATCTGTTTGATGCAAGGCTGAAATAG
- a CDS encoding antitoxin Xre/MbcA/ParS toxin-binding domain-containing protein, with protein MRTFSPSKGPTNNELWRSAGFPASRGPELILRLRQGLPVSVIETIHSWVGFPKADILRITGINAKTLSRRKAGSGILSPEESEKIARLIRVADAAVALFEGDREKAISWLRKPVRGLGNETPESLLNTESGAVEVLELIGKLEHGVFS; from the coding sequence ATGCGCACATTCAGCCCATCGAAAGGGCCAACGAATAACGAACTGTGGCGCTCTGCCGGTTTCCCAGCCAGCAGAGGGCCTGAGTTAATCCTGCGTCTGCGCCAAGGTTTACCGGTATCGGTTATTGAAACCATACACAGTTGGGTGGGTTTTCCTAAAGCGGATATCCTGCGCATTACCGGTATCAACGCCAAAACGTTGAGCCGCAGGAAAGCGGGAAGCGGGATATTAAGCCCGGAAGAAAGCGAGAAGATTGCGCGCTTAATCCGTGTGGCCGATGCAGCAGTCGCGCTCTTTGAAGGCGATCGCGAGAAAGCCATTAGCTGGTTGCGTAAGCCAGTTCGTGGTTTGGGCAATGAAACCCCTGAGAGCCTGCTTAACACTGAGAGCGGTGCGGTTGAGGTGCTCGAGCTCATCGGCAAACTGGAGCACGGCGTCTTCTCGTGA